In a single window of the Daphnia carinata strain CSIRO-1 chromosome 4, CSIRO_AGI_Dcar_HiC_V3, whole genome shotgun sequence genome:
- the LOC130687760 gene encoding NADH dehydrogenase [ubiquinone] 1 beta subcomplex subunit 2, mitochondrial-like has translation MNRGLQILLQKNAKMIRPLIKPIITTPVRNSGTWVYRSSGHQLLPKKHHMAAELVGAVMWYWILIHLWHEPEHILGDFPYPDPSKWTNAELGIPDE, from the exons ATGAACCGAGGTTTACAGATTTTGTTGcagaaaaatgccaaaatgATCAGGCCTTTAATCAAACCCATCATTACGACACCAGTCAGAAATTCAGGAAC GTGGGTTTATCGCTCCTCAGGACATCAACTTCTTCCAAAGAAGCATCATATGGCTGCCGAATTGGTGGGGGCAGTTATGTGGTATTGGATCTTGATTCATCTATGGCATGAGCCAGAACATATTTTG GGTGATTTTCCATATCCTGATCCTTCAAAATGGACAAATGCAGAACTTGGGATTCCTGACGAGTAA